The following coding sequences are from one Scomber scombrus chromosome 20, fScoSco1.1, whole genome shotgun sequence window:
- the u2surp gene encoding U2 snRNP-associated SURP motif-containing protein isoform X1, translating into MADRTPGGSQKASAKALLESKLKSFSIGKMAVAKRTLSKKEQDEIKKKEDERAAAEIYEEFLAAFEGGGEGKVKAFVRGGIANATKEEAAADEKKGKLYKPKSRFEGQTKSFLPLDTPPQFLAIDKRHTVKKSNEKEKKKSNLELFKEELKQIQEERDERHKMKGRVSRFEPLSGIDGRRSSDGSSRRNRPSSVLDDCAPGSHDVGDPSTTNLYLGNINPQMNEEMLCQEFGRYGPLASVKIMWPRTDEERARERNCGFVAFMNRRDAERALKNLNGKMIMNFEMKLGWGKGVPIPPHPIYIPPSMMEHTLPPPPSGLPFNGQPRERLKNPNAPLLPPPKNKEEFEKTLSQAIVKVVIPTERNLLSLIHRMIEFVVREGPMFEAMIMNREINNPMYRFLFENQSPAHVYYRWKLYSILQGESPAKWRTEDFRMFKNGSLWRPPPLNPYLHGPYDDGEEEEEEEESSKKGCLKEEERDKLEEMLRGMTPRRGDIAEAMLFCLSHAEAAEEIVECITESLSILKTPLPKKIARLYLVSDVLYNSSAKVANASYYRKYFETKLCQIFADLNSTYKTIQGHLQSENFKQRVMSCFRAWEDWAVYPDPFLIKLQNIFLGLVNLSVEKEPVIVPVEVNDPEPTEDIDGAPIVEYVDGTPLEDVDGVPIDAGPIDGAPIDGALLDDLDGVPIKQMEEDIDGIPFDQSKEATFKVAPSKWEAVDEAELESQAVTTSKWEIFEQPEETKKDEDDSDDDDKSPRSVDTPSYSNPIRDDPDIKTKLSEMNEEKRTKLREIEVKVMKFQDELESGKRPKKPGQSIQEQVEHYRDKLLQKEKEKEKLEREKEREKKDKEKAEARMKDLKKEKEKEDTPTRKERYLSPPVDRKRRHSGSPSPTRSSNRRGRSSSPRSERSERSERSDRSYSKDTTSRSTHKDSPRSSNKKSSKRSPSSPRTPKRSRRSRSRTPKKSAKKSRSKSRSPHRSHKKSKKSKH; encoded by the exons ATGGCGGACCGTACGCCTGGTGGCTCTCAGAAAGCTAGCGCTAAG GCGCTGCTTGAGAGCAAACTGAAGTCTTTCAGCATTGGAAAAATGGCAGTGGCAAAAAGGACCCTAAGCAAGAAAGAACaagatgaaataaagaaaaaa GAGGATGAGCGGGCAGCAGCTGAGATTTATGAGGAGTTTCTTGCTGCTTTTGAGGGAGGTGGCGAGGGCAAGGTCAAGGCTTTTGTCCGTGGTGGTATTGCAAATGCAACAAAAG agGAAGCAGCTGCTGatgagaagaaaggaaagtTGTATAAGCCCAAGTCACGTTTTGAGGGACAAACAAAAAGTTTTTTGCCTTTGGACACCCCACCTCAGTTTTTAGCTATAGACAAAAGACAT ACTGTAAAGAAAAgtaatgaaaaggaaaagaagaagagcaacTTGGAGCTGTTCAAAGAAGAACTTAAACA AATACAGGAGGAAAGGGATGAGCGACACAAAATGAAAGGACGTGTTAGTCGTTTCGAACCTCTCTCAGGCATTGATGGAAGACGCTcat CGGATGGTTCTTCAAGGAGAAACCGTCCGTCCAGTG TTTTAGATGATTGTGCACCAGGTTCCCATGATGTTGGAGACCCATCCACTACAAACTTGTATCTCGGAAACATCAATCCACAG ATGAATGAGGAGATGCTGTGTCAAGAGTTTGGCCGCTATGGCCCCCTGGCCAGTGTGAAGATCATGTGGCCGAGGACAGACGAGGAGAGGGCTCGGGAGAGGAACTGTGGCTTTGTGGCTTTCATGAACAGGAGGGATGCTGAGAGAGCACTCAAAAATTTAAATG GAAAGATGATAATGAACTTTGAGATGAAATTAGGATGGGGCAAAGGTGTGCCCATTCCACCCCATCCCATCTACATCCCTCCTTCCATGATGGAGCACACACTCCCACCGCCTCCCTCTGGCCTTCCTTTCAACGGACAGCCCCGGGAGAGGCTAAAGAACCCCAATGCTCCCCTGCTTCCTCCACCTAAAAACAAGGAGGAGTTTGAGAAG ACTCTGTCGCAAGCCATAGTCAAAGTGGTTATCCCAACAGAAAg GAATTTGCTCTCTCTCATCCACCGAATGATCGAGTTTGTGGTGCGTGAAGGCCCAATGTTTGAAGCCATGATCATGAACAGAGAAATCAATAATCCCATGTACAG gTTTCTGTTTGAGAACCAGAGTCCAGCACATGTATACTACCGGTGGAAGCTGTACTCCATACTACAG GGTGAATCACCAGCCAAATGGCGAACAGAGGACTTTAGAATGTTTAAGAATGGCTCTTTGTGGCGTCCGCCTCCTCTTAATCCATACCTCCACGGCCCTTATGATGAtggtgaagaagaggaggaagaggaggaatctAGCAAGAAAGGCTGCTTGAAAGAAGA AGAGCGAGACAAACTAGAAGAGATGCTGCGTGGAATGACTCCAAGGAGGGGAGACATAGCAGAAGCCATGTTGTTTTGTCTCAGTCACGCGGAAGCTGCTGAGGAGATAGTGGAGTGCATCACAGAGTCCCTTTCCATCCTCAAGACCCCTCTTCCGAAAAAG ATTGCACGGTTATATCTCGTTTCTGATGTGCTGTACAACTCTTCTGCCAAAGTAGCCAACGCGTCTTATTACAGAAAATA TTTTGAGACAAAGCTCTGCCAGATTTTCGCTGACCTCAATTCAACATACAAAACGATACAAGGCCACCTTCAGTCTGAAAACTTTAAG CAACGTGTGATGTCGTGTTTCCGTGCATGGGAGGACTGGGCTGTGTATCCAGACCCCTTCCTTATCAAGCTGCAGAACATCTTCCTGGGTCTAGTTAATCTTTCAGTTGAAAAGGAGCCTGTTATCGTCCCAGTGGAGgtaaatgat CCTGAGCCAACAGAGGACATCGACGGGGCTCCAATAGTGGAATATGTCGATGGAACTCCGCTGGAGGATGTGGATGGGGTACCGATTGACGCAGGGCCTATCGATGGGGCCCCAATTGATGGAGCCCTTCTGGATGACCTAGATGGTGTTCCTATCAAGCAAATGGAGGAGGATATAGATGGAATACCTT TTGATCAATCCAAGGAGGCAACCTTCAAGGTAGCACCGTCAAAATGGGAAGCAGTGGATGAGGCCGAGTTAGAGTCTCAAG CTGTGACAACTTCAAAATGGGAGATATTTGAGCAGCCAGAAGAAACTAAAAA GGATGAAGACGACAGTGATGACGATGACAAGAGCCCCCGCTCAGTAGATACTCCGAGTTATTCTAACCCCATCAGAGATGACCCAGATATTAAGACCAAGTTGTCTGAAATGAACGAGGAAAAACGCACCAAGCTGAGAGAGATAGAG GTTAAAGTTATGAAGTTCCAGGACGAGCTGGAGTCAGGGAAAAGGCCCAAGAAGCCCGGCCAGAGTATTCAGGAGCAGGTGGAGCACTACAGGGACAAACTACTACAAAAG gaaaaagaaaaggagaaacttgaacgggagaaagagagggagaagaaagacaAGGAGAAAGCTGAAGCACGGATGAAAGAtctgaagaaggaaaaagagaaggaggacaCACCAACTAGAAAAGAAAG ATATTTGTCCCCTCCGGTTGATAGGAAGCGGCGTCACAGTGGGTCGCCCAGCCCAACGCGGAGCAGCAACAGAAGAGGCCGGTCGTCTTCACCTCGTTCAGAGCGGTCAGAACGATCAGAGCGCTCCGACCGCTCGTACTCGAAAGACACAACCTCCCGCTCCACTCATAAAGACTCCCCTCGATCCAGCAACAAAAAGTCATCCAAGAG ATCTCCCTCATCACCTCGCACACCCAAACGATCCAGGAGGTCACGCTCCAGGACACCCAAGAAATCAGCCAAGAAGTCCCGCTCCAAATCAAGGTCCCCTCACCGGTCTCACAAAAAATCAAAGAAGAGCAAACACTGA
- the u2surp gene encoding U2 snRNP-associated SURP motif-containing protein isoform X2, which produces MADRTPGGSQKASAKALLESKLKSFSIGKMAVAKRTLSKKEQDEIKKKEDERAAAEIYEEFLAAFEGGGEGKVKAFVRGGIANATKEEAAADEKKGKLYKPKSRFEGQTKSFLPLDTPPQFLAIDKRHTVKKSNEKEKKKSNLELFKEELKQIQEERDERHKMKGRVSRFEPLSGIDGRRSSDGSSRRNRPSSVLDDCAPGSHDVGDPSTTNLYLGNINPQMNEEMLCQEFGRYGPLASVKIMWPRTDEERARERNCGFVAFMNRRDAERALKNLNGKMIMNFEMKLGWGKGVPIPPHPIYIPPSMMEHTLPPPPSGLPFNGQPRERLKNPNAPLLPPPKNKEEFEKTLSQAIVKVVIPTERNLLSLIHRMIEFVVREGPMFEAMIMNREINNPMYRFLFENQSPAHVYYRWKLYSILQGESPAKWRTEDFRMFKNGSLWRPPPLNPYLHGPYDDGEEEEEEEESSKKGCLKEEERDKLEEMLRGMTPRRGDIAEAMLFCLSHAEAAEEIVECITESLSILKTPLPKKIARLYLVSDVLYNSSAKVANASYYRKYFETKLCQIFADLNSTYKTIQGHLQSENFKQRVMSCFRAWEDWAVYPDPFLIKLQNIFLGLVNLSVEKEPVIVPVEPEPTEDIDGAPIVEYVDGTPLEDVDGVPIDAGPIDGAPIDGALLDDLDGVPIKQMEEDIDGIPFDQSKEATFKVAPSKWEAVDEAELESQAVTTSKWEIFEQPEETKKDEDDSDDDDKSPRSVDTPSYSNPIRDDPDIKTKLSEMNEEKRTKLREIEVKVMKFQDELESGKRPKKPGQSIQEQVEHYRDKLLQKEKEKEKLEREKEREKKDKEKAEARMKDLKKEKEKEDTPTRKERYLSPPVDRKRRHSGSPSPTRSSNRRGRSSSPRSERSERSERSDRSYSKDTTSRSTHKDSPRSSNKKSSKRSPSSPRTPKRSRRSRSRTPKKSAKKSRSKSRSPHRSHKKSKKSKH; this is translated from the exons ATGGCGGACCGTACGCCTGGTGGCTCTCAGAAAGCTAGCGCTAAG GCGCTGCTTGAGAGCAAACTGAAGTCTTTCAGCATTGGAAAAATGGCAGTGGCAAAAAGGACCCTAAGCAAGAAAGAACaagatgaaataaagaaaaaa GAGGATGAGCGGGCAGCAGCTGAGATTTATGAGGAGTTTCTTGCTGCTTTTGAGGGAGGTGGCGAGGGCAAGGTCAAGGCTTTTGTCCGTGGTGGTATTGCAAATGCAACAAAAG agGAAGCAGCTGCTGatgagaagaaaggaaagtTGTATAAGCCCAAGTCACGTTTTGAGGGACAAACAAAAAGTTTTTTGCCTTTGGACACCCCACCTCAGTTTTTAGCTATAGACAAAAGACAT ACTGTAAAGAAAAgtaatgaaaaggaaaagaagaagagcaacTTGGAGCTGTTCAAAGAAGAACTTAAACA AATACAGGAGGAAAGGGATGAGCGACACAAAATGAAAGGACGTGTTAGTCGTTTCGAACCTCTCTCAGGCATTGATGGAAGACGCTcat CGGATGGTTCTTCAAGGAGAAACCGTCCGTCCAGTG TTTTAGATGATTGTGCACCAGGTTCCCATGATGTTGGAGACCCATCCACTACAAACTTGTATCTCGGAAACATCAATCCACAG ATGAATGAGGAGATGCTGTGTCAAGAGTTTGGCCGCTATGGCCCCCTGGCCAGTGTGAAGATCATGTGGCCGAGGACAGACGAGGAGAGGGCTCGGGAGAGGAACTGTGGCTTTGTGGCTTTCATGAACAGGAGGGATGCTGAGAGAGCACTCAAAAATTTAAATG GAAAGATGATAATGAACTTTGAGATGAAATTAGGATGGGGCAAAGGTGTGCCCATTCCACCCCATCCCATCTACATCCCTCCTTCCATGATGGAGCACACACTCCCACCGCCTCCCTCTGGCCTTCCTTTCAACGGACAGCCCCGGGAGAGGCTAAAGAACCCCAATGCTCCCCTGCTTCCTCCACCTAAAAACAAGGAGGAGTTTGAGAAG ACTCTGTCGCAAGCCATAGTCAAAGTGGTTATCCCAACAGAAAg GAATTTGCTCTCTCTCATCCACCGAATGATCGAGTTTGTGGTGCGTGAAGGCCCAATGTTTGAAGCCATGATCATGAACAGAGAAATCAATAATCCCATGTACAG gTTTCTGTTTGAGAACCAGAGTCCAGCACATGTATACTACCGGTGGAAGCTGTACTCCATACTACAG GGTGAATCACCAGCCAAATGGCGAACAGAGGACTTTAGAATGTTTAAGAATGGCTCTTTGTGGCGTCCGCCTCCTCTTAATCCATACCTCCACGGCCCTTATGATGAtggtgaagaagaggaggaagaggaggaatctAGCAAGAAAGGCTGCTTGAAAGAAGA AGAGCGAGACAAACTAGAAGAGATGCTGCGTGGAATGACTCCAAGGAGGGGAGACATAGCAGAAGCCATGTTGTTTTGTCTCAGTCACGCGGAAGCTGCTGAGGAGATAGTGGAGTGCATCACAGAGTCCCTTTCCATCCTCAAGACCCCTCTTCCGAAAAAG ATTGCACGGTTATATCTCGTTTCTGATGTGCTGTACAACTCTTCTGCCAAAGTAGCCAACGCGTCTTATTACAGAAAATA TTTTGAGACAAAGCTCTGCCAGATTTTCGCTGACCTCAATTCAACATACAAAACGATACAAGGCCACCTTCAGTCTGAAAACTTTAAG CAACGTGTGATGTCGTGTTTCCGTGCATGGGAGGACTGGGCTGTGTATCCAGACCCCTTCCTTATCAAGCTGCAGAACATCTTCCTGGGTCTAGTTAATCTTTCAGTTGAAAAGGAGCCTGTTATCGTCCCAGTGGAG CCTGAGCCAACAGAGGACATCGACGGGGCTCCAATAGTGGAATATGTCGATGGAACTCCGCTGGAGGATGTGGATGGGGTACCGATTGACGCAGGGCCTATCGATGGGGCCCCAATTGATGGAGCCCTTCTGGATGACCTAGATGGTGTTCCTATCAAGCAAATGGAGGAGGATATAGATGGAATACCTT TTGATCAATCCAAGGAGGCAACCTTCAAGGTAGCACCGTCAAAATGGGAAGCAGTGGATGAGGCCGAGTTAGAGTCTCAAG CTGTGACAACTTCAAAATGGGAGATATTTGAGCAGCCAGAAGAAACTAAAAA GGATGAAGACGACAGTGATGACGATGACAAGAGCCCCCGCTCAGTAGATACTCCGAGTTATTCTAACCCCATCAGAGATGACCCAGATATTAAGACCAAGTTGTCTGAAATGAACGAGGAAAAACGCACCAAGCTGAGAGAGATAGAG GTTAAAGTTATGAAGTTCCAGGACGAGCTGGAGTCAGGGAAAAGGCCCAAGAAGCCCGGCCAGAGTATTCAGGAGCAGGTGGAGCACTACAGGGACAAACTACTACAAAAG gaaaaagaaaaggagaaacttgaacgggagaaagagagggagaagaaagacaAGGAGAAAGCTGAAGCACGGATGAAAGAtctgaagaaggaaaaagagaaggaggacaCACCAACTAGAAAAGAAAG ATATTTGTCCCCTCCGGTTGATAGGAAGCGGCGTCACAGTGGGTCGCCCAGCCCAACGCGGAGCAGCAACAGAAGAGGCCGGTCGTCTTCACCTCGTTCAGAGCGGTCAGAACGATCAGAGCGCTCCGACCGCTCGTACTCGAAAGACACAACCTCCCGCTCCACTCATAAAGACTCCCCTCGATCCAGCAACAAAAAGTCATCCAAGAG ATCTCCCTCATCACCTCGCACACCCAAACGATCCAGGAGGTCACGCTCCAGGACACCCAAGAAATCAGCCAAGAAGTCCCGCTCCAAATCAAGGTCCCCTCACCGGTCTCACAAAAAATCAAAGAAGAGCAAACACTGA
- the u2surp gene encoding U2 snRNP-associated SURP motif-containing protein isoform X6 produces the protein MLPCFLHLKTRRSLRRNLLSLIHRMIEFVVREGPMFEAMIMNREINNPMYRFLFENQSPAHVYYRWKLYSILQGESPAKWRTEDFRMFKNGSLWRPPPLNPYLHGPYDDGEEEEEEEESSKKGCLKEEERDKLEEMLRGMTPRRGDIAEAMLFCLSHAEAAEEIVECITESLSILKTPLPKKIARLYLVSDVLYNSSAKVANASYYRKYFETKLCQIFADLNSTYKTIQGHLQSENFKQRVMSCFRAWEDWAVYPDPFLIKLQNIFLGLVNLSVEKEPVIVPVEVNDPEPTEDIDGAPIVEYVDGTPLEDVDGVPIDAGPIDGAPIDGALLDDLDGVPIKQMEEDIDGIPFDQSKEATFKVAPSKWEAVDEAELESQAVTTSKWEIFEQPEETKKDEDDSDDDDKSPRSVDTPSYSNPIRDDPDIKTKLSEMNEEKRTKLREIEVKVMKFQDELESGKRPKKPGQSIQEQVEHYRDKLLQKEKEKEKLEREKEREKKDKEKAEARMKDLKKEKEKEDTPTRKERKRRHSGSPSPTRSSNRRGRSSSPRSERSERSERSDRSYSKDTTSRSTHKDSPRSSNKKSSKRSPSSPRTPKRSRRSRSRTPKKSAKKSRSKSRSPHRSHKKSKKSKH, from the exons ATGCTCCCCTGCTTCCTCCACCTAAAAACAAGGAGGAGTTTGAGAAG GAATTTGCTCTCTCTCATCCACCGAATGATCGAGTTTGTGGTGCGTGAAGGCCCAATGTTTGAAGCCATGATCATGAACAGAGAAATCAATAATCCCATGTACAG gTTTCTGTTTGAGAACCAGAGTCCAGCACATGTATACTACCGGTGGAAGCTGTACTCCATACTACAG GGTGAATCACCAGCCAAATGGCGAACAGAGGACTTTAGAATGTTTAAGAATGGCTCTTTGTGGCGTCCGCCTCCTCTTAATCCATACCTCCACGGCCCTTATGATGAtggtgaagaagaggaggaagaggaggaatctAGCAAGAAAGGCTGCTTGAAAGAAGA AGAGCGAGACAAACTAGAAGAGATGCTGCGTGGAATGACTCCAAGGAGGGGAGACATAGCAGAAGCCATGTTGTTTTGTCTCAGTCACGCGGAAGCTGCTGAGGAGATAGTGGAGTGCATCACAGAGTCCCTTTCCATCCTCAAGACCCCTCTTCCGAAAAAG ATTGCACGGTTATATCTCGTTTCTGATGTGCTGTACAACTCTTCTGCCAAAGTAGCCAACGCGTCTTATTACAGAAAATA TTTTGAGACAAAGCTCTGCCAGATTTTCGCTGACCTCAATTCAACATACAAAACGATACAAGGCCACCTTCAGTCTGAAAACTTTAAG CAACGTGTGATGTCGTGTTTCCGTGCATGGGAGGACTGGGCTGTGTATCCAGACCCCTTCCTTATCAAGCTGCAGAACATCTTCCTGGGTCTAGTTAATCTTTCAGTTGAAAAGGAGCCTGTTATCGTCCCAGTGGAGgtaaatgat CCTGAGCCAACAGAGGACATCGACGGGGCTCCAATAGTGGAATATGTCGATGGAACTCCGCTGGAGGATGTGGATGGGGTACCGATTGACGCAGGGCCTATCGATGGGGCCCCAATTGATGGAGCCCTTCTGGATGACCTAGATGGTGTTCCTATCAAGCAAATGGAGGAGGATATAGATGGAATACCTT TTGATCAATCCAAGGAGGCAACCTTCAAGGTAGCACCGTCAAAATGGGAAGCAGTGGATGAGGCCGAGTTAGAGTCTCAAG CTGTGACAACTTCAAAATGGGAGATATTTGAGCAGCCAGAAGAAACTAAAAA GGATGAAGACGACAGTGATGACGATGACAAGAGCCCCCGCTCAGTAGATACTCCGAGTTATTCTAACCCCATCAGAGATGACCCAGATATTAAGACCAAGTTGTCTGAAATGAACGAGGAAAAACGCACCAAGCTGAGAGAGATAGAG GTTAAAGTTATGAAGTTCCAGGACGAGCTGGAGTCAGGGAAAAGGCCCAAGAAGCCCGGCCAGAGTATTCAGGAGCAGGTGGAGCACTACAGGGACAAACTACTACAAAAG gaaaaagaaaaggagaaacttgaacgggagaaagagagggagaagaaagacaAGGAGAAAGCTGAAGCACGGATGAAAGAtctgaagaaggaaaaagagaaggaggacaCACCAACTAGAAAAGAAAG GAAGCGGCGTCACAGTGGGTCGCCCAGCCCAACGCGGAGCAGCAACAGAAGAGGCCGGTCGTCTTCACCTCGTTCAGAGCGGTCAGAACGATCAGAGCGCTCCGACCGCTCGTACTCGAAAGACACAACCTCCCGCTCCACTCATAAAGACTCCCCTCGATCCAGCAACAAAAAGTCATCCAAGAG ATCTCCCTCATCACCTCGCACACCCAAACGATCCAGGAGGTCACGCTCCAGGACACCCAAGAAATCAGCCAAGAAGTCCCGCTCCAAATCAAGGTCCCCTCACCGGTCTCACAAAAAATCAAAGAAGAGCAAACACTGA